From Streptomyces chrestomyceticus JCM 4735, one genomic window encodes:
- a CDS encoding helix-turn-helix domain-containing protein, whose translation MYHTWMRYFTPSPVHHRLGLVCLGVGLQHGPLPPVGPRVLDHHVAVVVHAGRGWSATPDGTRTPVTAPALLWLLPGVPHHYGADPHTGWDESFVDFTGPATSTYTELGYIEPDRPLVPLADTAAARTAIGRITRAARRGNPLLEVETAAAVHELLVALRRARADTDADGDPVLQALARDAFLPLSVAEHAARHGMTPAALRTAVRRGAGCSPKDYLLAIRLGHAKELLAATELPVAAVARRVGYTDPAYFSRLFTRRVGTAPVRFRARQGHHVPGGWSTRVPDPDDPPRID comes from the coding sequence ATGTACCACACCTGGATGCGGTACTTCACACCGAGCCCGGTCCACCACCGGCTCGGCCTGGTCTGCCTCGGCGTCGGACTCCAGCACGGCCCCCTGCCACCCGTCGGCCCTCGCGTCCTCGACCACCACGTCGCCGTCGTCGTCCACGCCGGTCGCGGCTGGTCCGCCACCCCGGACGGCACCCGCACCCCCGTCACCGCCCCCGCCCTCCTGTGGCTCCTCCCCGGCGTCCCCCACCACTACGGAGCCGACCCGCACACCGGCTGGGACGAGAGCTTCGTCGACTTCACCGGCCCCGCCACCAGCACCTACACCGAACTCGGCTACATCGAACCCGACCGCCCCCTCGTCCCGCTCGCCGACACCGCCGCCGCCCGCACCGCCATCGGCCGCATCACCCGCGCCGCCCGCCGCGGCAACCCCCTCCTCGAAGTCGAGACCGCCGCCGCCGTCCACGAACTCCTCGTCGCCCTGCGGCGCGCCCGCGCCGACACCGACGCGGACGGCGACCCCGTACTCCAAGCCCTAGCCCGCGACGCGTTCCTGCCCCTGTCCGTCGCCGAACACGCCGCCCGCCACGGCATGACCCCCGCCGCCCTGCGCACCGCCGTACGCCGCGGCGCCGGATGCAGCCCCAAGGACTACCTCCTGGCCATCCGCCTCGGCCACGCCAAAGAACTCCTCGCCGCCACCGAACTCCCCGTCGCCGCCGTCGCCCGCCGCGTCGGCTACACCGACCCGGCCTACTTCAGCCGCCTGTTCACCCGCCGCGTCGGCACCGCCCCCGTCCGCTTCCGCGCCCGCCAGGGACACCACGTCCCCGGCGGCTGGTCCACCCGCGTACCCGACCCCGACGACCCGCCGCGGATCGACTGA